In Citrus sinensis cultivar Valencia sweet orange chromosome 4, DVS_A1.0, whole genome shotgun sequence, one DNA window encodes the following:
- the LOC107177735 gene encoding pentatricopeptide repeat-containing protein At1g31790: MMEAKALRVAVHSPPSTSGFACHPCGSNNLINSAVENHQLPLRSPKPTKPLKTSSNWRETTQSIPANTSSANILLLMDNLCLPITTDMYTCLIKECTFQKDSAGAFELLNHIRKRVNIKPTLLFLNRLLLMHVSCGQLDTARQLFDEMPLRDFNSWAVMIVGYVDVADYQECITLFAEMMKRKKGHMLLVFPAWIIVCVLKACVCTMNMELGKQVHGLLFKLGSSRNISLTGSLINFYGKFRCLEDADFVFSQLKRHNTVVWTAKIVNNCREGHFHQVFNDFKEMGRERIKKNSYTFSSVLKACGGVDDDGNCGRQMHANIVKIGLESDEYVQCGLVDMYGKCRLLRDAERVFELIVDKKNIASWNAMLVGYIRNGLYVEATKFLYLMKASGIQIQESLINDLRIACSSSSDTLQNRMERTVTMFP; encoded by the coding sequence ATGATGGAAGCAAAAGCATTACGTGTTGCTGTTCATTCACCTCCCAGCACCAGCGGATTCGCGTGCCATCCTTGTGGCAGCAATAACCTTATCAACTCTGCGGTTGAAAATCATCAGCTACCTCTACGTAGCCCCAAGCCAACTAAACCTCTTAAAACTAGCAGTAATTGGAGAGAGACAACCCAAAGCATTCCCGCAAACACTTCGAGTGCAAACATTTTACTCTTAATGGACAACCTCTGCTTGCCCATCACCACTGACATGTACACTTGTCTCATTAAAGAATGCACTTTCCAAAAAGATTCAGCAGGAGCTTTCGAATTACTGAATCATATTCGAAAGAGAGTAAACATTAAACCCACGTTACTGTTCCTCAATCGGCTCCTTCTGATGCACGTGTCCTGCGGTCAGCTTGATACTGCTCGTCAACTGTTCGATGAAATGCCTCTGAGAGACTTTAACTCATGGGCCGTCATGATCGTCGGCTACGTCGACGTTGCCGACTATCAAGAGTGTATAACTCTCTTTGCAGAAATGATGAAGCGTAAAAAAGGTCATATGCTCTTGGTATTCCCTGCCTGGATCATTGTTTGCGTTCTCAAGGCGTGTGTTTGCACGATGAACATGGAATTAGGAAAGCAGGTACATGGCTTGTTGTTTAAGTTAGGGAGTAGTAGGAATATTTCGTTAACGGGTTCTTTGATTAACTTCTATGGCAAATTCAGATGTTTAGAGGACGCTGATTTTGTCTTTAGCCAACTTAAACGTCATAACACTGTTGTTTGGACGGCTAAGATCGTTAACAACTGTAGAGAAGGACATTTCCATCAAGTTTTCAATGATTTTAAAGAGATGGGGAGGGAACGAATTAAGAAGAACAGTTATACTTTTTCTAGTGTTCTTAAGGCATGTGGTGGGGTGGATGATGATGGCAATTGTGGTCGACAGATGCATGCCAACATTGTCAAGATTGGGCTGGAATCAGATGAATACGTGCAGTGCGGGTTGGTTGACATGTATGGAAAATGTAGGTTGCTCAGAGATGCCGAGAGGGTGTTTGAATTGATAGTTGATAAGAAAAACATAGCGTCTTGGAACGCCATGCTTGTGGGTTATATACGTAATGGGCTTTATGTTGAGGCCACTAAATTTTTGTATCTAATGAAAGCATCTGGAATCCAGATCCAAGAGTCACTAATCAATGATTTGAGGATCGCTTGTAGTAGTAGTAGCGATACTCTGCAAAATAGGATGGAGCGGACTGTTACTATGTTTCCATAG
- the LOC102613294 gene encoding lysine-specific demethylase JMJ32 isoform X1: MQEVKKLWDEVRELSLGSNSTIERLESPPTPLQFLRDYVSQNKPCIIKNVSLHHQWPAFSLWPHPSYLSKTLSSSPPVSVHLSPNGRADSLVTLTHPRSGEISQCFASAHVERLPFDEALQLVSNSKNGDVVAYLQQQNDCFRDEYSVLGSDCDEHIAWATEALGCYPEAVNLWIGNQLSETSFHKDHYENLYTVVSGQKHFLLLPPTDVHRMYIRQYPAAHYSYSRVNDVERFTLELEEPVRYVPWCSVNPYPSPETRESEMAKFPLYFNGPKPFECTVNAGEILYLPSMWFHHVRQSPDDNGYTIALNYWYDMQFDIKYAYFNFLQSLHFKAPCDPTLLEIDYEDSRPNASICNSREKLFADASSLNELETTKDSEDA; the protein is encoded by the exons atgcaagaagTAAAGAAACTGTGGGATGAAGTGAGGGAGCTGAGTTTAGGCAGCAACTCAACCATCGAACGCCTCGAGTCACCACCGACGCCACTCCAGTTCCTCAGAGACTACGTTTCTCAAAACAAACCATGCATCATCAAAAACGTCAGCCTACATCACCAATGGCCAGCTTTTTCGCTTTGGCCCCACCCCTCTTATCTTTCCAAAACCCTCAGCTCATCTCCTCCCGTCTCCGTCCACCTCTCGCCCAACGGCCGCGCCGACTCGCTCGTCACACTCACCCACCCGCGGTCTGGAGAAATCTCCCAGTGTTTCGCCTCTGCCCACGTGGAGCGCTTGCCGTTTGATGAAGCGCTTCAACTGGTTTCGAATTCAAAGAATGGTGACGTGGTCGCGTACTTGCAGCAGCAGAACGATTGCTTTCGGGATGAGTATTCGGTTTTGGGTTCTGATTGTGATGAGCATATTGCTTGGGCTACTGAAGCTCTTGGGTGTTACCCCGAGGCTGTGAATCTTTGGATTGGGAATCAACTTTCGGAGACTTCGTTTCATAAGGATCATTATGAGAATCTCTACACTGTCGTTTCGGGACAAaagcattttcttttgcttcCTCCTACCGATGTTCATCGTATGTACATTCGTCAGTATCCTGCTGCTCATTACTCCTATTCCCGagtaaat GATGTGGAACGGTTTACGTTGGAGCTGGAGGAGCCTGTGAGATATGTGCCTTGGTGTAGTGTGAATCCTTATCCATCTCCGGAGACTAGAGAAAGCGAAATGGCTAAATTTCCATTGTATTTTAATGGGCCTAAGCCATTTGAATGTACTGTCAACGCGGGAGAGATTCTCTACTT GCCAAGCATGTGGTTTCATCACGTTAGACAGAGCCCAGATGACAATGGATACACTATTGCCTTAAACTATT GGTATGACATGCAATTTGATATCAAGTATGCATACTTCAACTTCTTGCAATCACTTCATTTCAAAGCACCCTGTGATCCAACATTGCTAGAGATTGACTATGAGGATTCCAGACCTAATGCATCTATCTGCAACTCAAGAGAGAAATTATTTGCGGATGCGTCCTCATTGAATGAACTAGAGACTACAAAAGACAGTGAAGATGCATGA
- the LOC102613294 gene encoding lysine-specific demethylase JMJ32 isoform X2 — translation MQEVKKLWDEVRELSLGSNSTIERLESPPTPLQFLRDYVSQNKPCIIKNVSLHHQWPAFSLWPHPSYLSKTLSSSPPVSVHLSPNGRADSLVTLTHPRSGEISQCFASAHVERLPFDEALQLVSNSKNGDVVAYLQQQNDCFRDEYSVLGSDCDEHIAWATEALGCYPEAVNLWIGNQLSETSFHKDHYENLYTVVSGQKHFLLLPPTDVHRMYIRQYPAAHYSYSRVNDVERFTLELEEPVRYVPWCSVNPYPSPETRESEMAKFPLYFNGPKPFECTVNAGEILYLLIWFRKAVRNSEVNVVELMQAKHVVSSR, via the exons atgcaagaagTAAAGAAACTGTGGGATGAAGTGAGGGAGCTGAGTTTAGGCAGCAACTCAACCATCGAACGCCTCGAGTCACCACCGACGCCACTCCAGTTCCTCAGAGACTACGTTTCTCAAAACAAACCATGCATCATCAAAAACGTCAGCCTACATCACCAATGGCCAGCTTTTTCGCTTTGGCCCCACCCCTCTTATCTTTCCAAAACCCTCAGCTCATCTCCTCCCGTCTCCGTCCACCTCTCGCCCAACGGCCGCGCCGACTCGCTCGTCACACTCACCCACCCGCGGTCTGGAGAAATCTCCCAGTGTTTCGCCTCTGCCCACGTGGAGCGCTTGCCGTTTGATGAAGCGCTTCAACTGGTTTCGAATTCAAAGAATGGTGACGTGGTCGCGTACTTGCAGCAGCAGAACGATTGCTTTCGGGATGAGTATTCGGTTTTGGGTTCTGATTGTGATGAGCATATTGCTTGGGCTACTGAAGCTCTTGGGTGTTACCCCGAGGCTGTGAATCTTTGGATTGGGAATCAACTTTCGGAGACTTCGTTTCATAAGGATCATTATGAGAATCTCTACACTGTCGTTTCGGGACAAaagcattttcttttgcttcCTCCTACCGATGTTCATCGTATGTACATTCGTCAGTATCCTGCTGCTCATTACTCCTATTCCCGagtaaat GATGTGGAACGGTTTACGTTGGAGCTGGAGGAGCCTGTGAGATATGTGCCTTGGTGTAGTGTGAATCCTTATCCATCTCCGGAGACTAGAGAAAGCGAAATGGCTAAATTTCCATTGTATTTTAATGGGCCTAAGCCATTTGAATGTACTGTCAACGCGGGAGAGATTCTCTACTT ATTAATTTGGTTTCGAAAAGCAGTTCGTAACTCTGAGGTCAATGTGGTGGAGTTAATGCAGGCCAAGCATGTGGTTTCATCACGTTAG
- the LOC102613774 gene encoding pre-mRNA-processing protein 40C isoform X1, whose amino-acid sequence MTSPAWLPPEVQQLTANAPISGKPVGGSLVASSTPIAPTSNGSDTATNDSISGPSQAKSVTATGGVIPQSSFSFQNSEGSGHSASSVSAGLSHFSHVINSNPSVPPGVSSFTYSASQTVVGYSPNQQFQPNMNKLEAVEDAGLGSSTSTNSQPVQASVRTFSDSTVATSSATALSTTTSWMPTIPSFSTPPGLFVTPQTQAPPGLLTLRTKDTSSAFGDFYSSAGLRPSVPTPSAPSNSGSAIQHQIYPTYPSLPPIGVSPQGPLLQPPQMGVRPWLPFLPYPAAYPSPFPLPAHGMPNPSVSQIDAQPPGLSSMRTAAATSHSAIPGHQLVGTSGNTEAPPSGTDKKEHVHDVSSRIGASVNEQLDAWTAHKTDTGIVYYYNAVTGESTYEKPAGFKGEPDKVPVQPTPISMEHLTGTDWALVTTNDGKKYYYNSKMKVSSWQIPSEVTELKKKEDDDTLKEQSVPNTNIVIEKGSNAISLSSPAVNTGGRDATALRTSSMPGSSSALDLIKKKLQDSGTPTASPAPVSSAAATSESNGSKAVEVTVKGLQNENTKDKLKDINGDGTMSDSSSDSEDGETGPTKEECIIKFKEMLKERGVAPFSKWEKELPKIVFDPRFKAIQSQSARRALFERYVKTRAEEERKEKRAAQKAAIEGFKQLLEEVSEDIDHSTDYQTFKKKWGSDPRFEALDRKDRELLLNERVLPLKRAAEEKAQAIRAAAASSFKSMLREKGDITLSSRWSKVKDILRDDPRYKSVRHEDREVIFNEYVRELKAAEEEAEREAKARREEQEKLKEREREMRKRKEREEQEMERVRLKVRRKEAVTSFQALLVETIKDPQASWTESRPKLEKDPQGRATNADLDSSDREKLFREHIKTLYERCAHDFRGLLAEVITAEAAAQETEDGKTVLNSWSTAKRVLKPEPRYSKMPRKEREALWRRHAEEIQRKHKSSLDQNEDNHKDSKSRSSTDGGRPPSSSRRNQERR is encoded by the exons ATGACATCACCAGCTTGGTTACCTCCAGAAGTACAGCAATTGACAGCCAATGCTCCTATTTCAGGTAAACCTGTGGGAGGATCATTGGTGGCTTCTTCGACTCCAATTGCTCCTACATCAAATGGTTCTGATACTGCTACAAATGATTCAATAAGTGGGCCTTCTCAAGCAAAATCTGTGACTGCCACTGGCGGTGTTATTCCCCAatcatctttctctttccAGAACTCGGAAGGCTCTGGGCATTCAGCATCTTCTGTCAGTGCCGGTTTATCTCATTTTTCGCAT GTTATTAACTCAAATCCATCTGTTCCACCTGGTGTTTCCTCTTTTACTTACAGCGCTTCACAAACCGTTGTTGGTTACTCTCCTAACCAGCAGTTCCAACCTAATATG AATAAACTTGAAGCTGTTGAAGATGCTGGTCTTGGCTCATCTACATCAACTAATTCTCAGCCTGTTCAAGCGTCGGTGAGAACTTTTTCAGACTCTACAGTGGCTACATCTTCTGCCACTGCACTTAGCACAACAACTTCGTGGATGCCTACCATCCCGTCATTTTCCACACCTCCTGGATTGTTTGTAACTCCTCAAACACAAGCTCCCCCTGGATTATTAACCTTGAGAACAAAGGATACTTCATCTGCATTTGGGGATTTTTACTCTTCTGCAGGGTTGAGACCCAGTGTGCCAACCCCTTCTGCTCCATCAAATTCAGGTTCAGCCATTCAGCATCAGATATACCCTACCTATCCATCATTACCTCCTATAGGTGTTTCTCCCCAAGGACCACTGCTGCAGCCACCTCAGATGGGTGTCAGGCCTTGGTTACCGTTTCTGCCATATCCTGCTGCTTATCCTTCTCCCTTTCCTTTGCCAGCGCATGGCATGCCTAATCCTTCTGTTTCACAAATTGATGCTCAACCTCCTGGTTTATCTTCGATGAGAACTGCTGCTGCAACTTCACATTCTGCTATTCCAGGACATCAGTTGGTTGGCACTTCTGGAAATACAGAAGCACCTCCTTCAGGAACTG ATAAAAAGGAGCATGTACATGATGTGAGCTCAAGGATCGGAGCTTCGGTCAATGAACAATTAGATGCCTGGACAGCCCACAAGACTGACACAGGGATTGTCTACTATTATAATGCTGTAACAGGAGAATCGACTTATGAAAAACCTGCTGGCTTTAAGGGGGAG CCAGACAAAGTTCCTGTGCAGCCAACTCCGATTTCAAT GGAGCATTTGACTGGCACTGATTGGGCATTGGTTACCACAAATGATGGCAAAAAGTATTACTACAacagcaaaatgaag GTAAGCAGCTGGCAGATTCCCAGTGAGGTGAcagaattgaaaaagaaagaggatGATGACACATTGAAAGAACAGTCAGTGCCAAATACCAACATTGTGATTGAGAAAGGATCTAATGCAATAAGTTTGAGTTCTCCTGCTGTAAACACAGGTGGCCGTGATGCCACAGCTCTCAGAACCTCAAGTATGCCTGGATCATCATCTGCTCTGGATTTGATAAAGAAGAAGTTGCAGGACTCTGGAACTCCTACTGCTTCACCTGCCCCAGTTTCATCAGCAGCAGCGACATCTGAATCAAATGGCTCTAAAGCAGTTGAGGTCACTGTTAAGGGCTTGCAAAATGAGAACACTAAAGATAAGTTAAAAGATATTAATGGAGATGGTACTATGTCCGATTCATCTTCAGATTCAGAAGATGGAGAGACTGGACCAACAAAGGAGGagtgtataattaaatttaag GAAATGCTCAAGGAGCGAGGAGTGGCACCATTCTCAAAATGGGAGAAGGAACTGCCGAAGATAGTGTTTGATCCCCGTTTTAAG GCTATTCAAAGTCAATCTGCAAGGAGGGCCTTGTTTGAACGTTATGTTAAAACACGAGCTGAGGAGGAACGAAAGGAAAAACGAGCAGCTCAAAAGGCTGCGATAGAGGGATTCAAGCAGTTGCTAGAGGAAGTGTCAGAG gaTATTGACCACAGCACTGATTATCAGACTTTCAAAAAGAAATGGGGCAGTGATCCACGTTTTGAGGCCTTAGACCGCAAGGATCGGGAGTTGTTATTGAACGAAAG GGTCCTTCCTTTGAAGAGGGCTGCTGAAGAAAAAGCTCAAGCAATACGTGCCGCTGCAGCCTCTAGCTTCAAATCTATGCTCCGAGAAAAAGGGGATATAACTCTTAGTTCCCGTTGGTCGAAG GTGAAGGATATTCTACGGGATGACCCAAGATATAAATCTGTTAGGCATGAGGATAGGGaagttatatttaatgaatatgtACGTGAATTAAAGGCTGCTGAAGAGGAAGCAGAAAGAGAGGCAAAAGCCAGAAGGGAAGAGCAG GAGAAACTGAAGGAAAGGGAACGAGAAATGCGGAAACGGAAGGAAAGGGAAGAACAAGAAATGGAAAGGGTGCGATTAAAAGTACGCAGAAAGGAAGCAGTTACATCATTTCAAGCTTTACTTGTGGAAACAATTAAAGACCCTCAG GCATCTTGGACAGAATCAAGGCCTAAACTGGAAAAGGATCCTCAAGGACGTGCAACCAATGCTGACCTAGATTCATCTGATAGAGAGAAACTCTTTCGAGAGCATATAAAGACGCTTTATGAG CGATGTGCCCATGACTTCAGAGGTCTGTTAGCTGAAGTCATCACTGCAGAAGCAGCTGCCCAAGAAACAGAAGATGGAAAAACAGTCCTTAATTCATGGTCAACAGCTAAACGTGTTTTGAAGCCTGAACCCCGGTATAGCAAGATGCCCAGAAAAGAAAGGGAGGCTCTATGGCGTCGACATGCTGAAGAGATACAGCGGAAGCATAAGTCATCACTTGATCAAAATGAAGATAATCATAAGGATTCAAAAAGTAGAAGCTCGACTGATGGTGGGAGGCCCCCATCCAGTTCAAGGAGAAACCAGGAGCGGAGATAG
- the LOC102613774 gene encoding pre-mRNA-processing protein 40C isoform X2 produces the protein MTSPAWLPPEVQQLTANAPISGKPVGGSLVASSTPIAPTSNGSDTATNDSISGPSQAKSVTATGGVIPQSSFSFQNSEGSGHSASSVINSNPSVPPGVSSFTYSASQTVVGYSPNQQFQPNMNKLEAVEDAGLGSSTSTNSQPVQASVRTFSDSTVATSSATALSTTTSWMPTIPSFSTPPGLFVTPQTQAPPGLLTLRTKDTSSAFGDFYSSAGLRPSVPTPSAPSNSGSAIQHQIYPTYPSLPPIGVSPQGPLLQPPQMGVRPWLPFLPYPAAYPSPFPLPAHGMPNPSVSQIDAQPPGLSSMRTAAATSHSAIPGHQLVGTSGNTEAPPSGTDKKEHVHDVSSRIGASVNEQLDAWTAHKTDTGIVYYYNAVTGESTYEKPAGFKGEPDKVPVQPTPISMEHLTGTDWALVTTNDGKKYYYNSKMKVSSWQIPSEVTELKKKEDDDTLKEQSVPNTNIVIEKGSNAISLSSPAVNTGGRDATALRTSSMPGSSSALDLIKKKLQDSGTPTASPAPVSSAAATSESNGSKAVEVTVKGLQNENTKDKLKDINGDGTMSDSSSDSEDGETGPTKEECIIKFKEMLKERGVAPFSKWEKELPKIVFDPRFKAIQSQSARRALFERYVKTRAEEERKEKRAAQKAAIEGFKQLLEEVSEDIDHSTDYQTFKKKWGSDPRFEALDRKDRELLLNERVLPLKRAAEEKAQAIRAAAASSFKSMLREKGDITLSSRWSKVKDILRDDPRYKSVRHEDREVIFNEYVRELKAAEEEAEREAKARREEQEKLKEREREMRKRKEREEQEMERVRLKVRRKEAVTSFQALLVETIKDPQASWTESRPKLEKDPQGRATNADLDSSDREKLFREHIKTLYERCAHDFRGLLAEVITAEAAAQETEDGKTVLNSWSTAKRVLKPEPRYSKMPRKEREALWRRHAEEIQRKHKSSLDQNEDNHKDSKSRSSTDGGRPPSSSRRNQERR, from the exons ATGACATCACCAGCTTGGTTACCTCCAGAAGTACAGCAATTGACAGCCAATGCTCCTATTTCAGGTAAACCTGTGGGAGGATCATTGGTGGCTTCTTCGACTCCAATTGCTCCTACATCAAATGGTTCTGATACTGCTACAAATGATTCAATAAGTGGGCCTTCTCAAGCAAAATCTGTGACTGCCACTGGCGGTGTTATTCCCCAatcatctttctctttccAGAACTCGGAAGGCTCTGGGCATTCAGCATCTTCT GTTATTAACTCAAATCCATCTGTTCCACCTGGTGTTTCCTCTTTTACTTACAGCGCTTCACAAACCGTTGTTGGTTACTCTCCTAACCAGCAGTTCCAACCTAATATG AATAAACTTGAAGCTGTTGAAGATGCTGGTCTTGGCTCATCTACATCAACTAATTCTCAGCCTGTTCAAGCGTCGGTGAGAACTTTTTCAGACTCTACAGTGGCTACATCTTCTGCCACTGCACTTAGCACAACAACTTCGTGGATGCCTACCATCCCGTCATTTTCCACACCTCCTGGATTGTTTGTAACTCCTCAAACACAAGCTCCCCCTGGATTATTAACCTTGAGAACAAAGGATACTTCATCTGCATTTGGGGATTTTTACTCTTCTGCAGGGTTGAGACCCAGTGTGCCAACCCCTTCTGCTCCATCAAATTCAGGTTCAGCCATTCAGCATCAGATATACCCTACCTATCCATCATTACCTCCTATAGGTGTTTCTCCCCAAGGACCACTGCTGCAGCCACCTCAGATGGGTGTCAGGCCTTGGTTACCGTTTCTGCCATATCCTGCTGCTTATCCTTCTCCCTTTCCTTTGCCAGCGCATGGCATGCCTAATCCTTCTGTTTCACAAATTGATGCTCAACCTCCTGGTTTATCTTCGATGAGAACTGCTGCTGCAACTTCACATTCTGCTATTCCAGGACATCAGTTGGTTGGCACTTCTGGAAATACAGAAGCACCTCCTTCAGGAACTG ATAAAAAGGAGCATGTACATGATGTGAGCTCAAGGATCGGAGCTTCGGTCAATGAACAATTAGATGCCTGGACAGCCCACAAGACTGACACAGGGATTGTCTACTATTATAATGCTGTAACAGGAGAATCGACTTATGAAAAACCTGCTGGCTTTAAGGGGGAG CCAGACAAAGTTCCTGTGCAGCCAACTCCGATTTCAAT GGAGCATTTGACTGGCACTGATTGGGCATTGGTTACCACAAATGATGGCAAAAAGTATTACTACAacagcaaaatgaag GTAAGCAGCTGGCAGATTCCCAGTGAGGTGAcagaattgaaaaagaaagaggatGATGACACATTGAAAGAACAGTCAGTGCCAAATACCAACATTGTGATTGAGAAAGGATCTAATGCAATAAGTTTGAGTTCTCCTGCTGTAAACACAGGTGGCCGTGATGCCACAGCTCTCAGAACCTCAAGTATGCCTGGATCATCATCTGCTCTGGATTTGATAAAGAAGAAGTTGCAGGACTCTGGAACTCCTACTGCTTCACCTGCCCCAGTTTCATCAGCAGCAGCGACATCTGAATCAAATGGCTCTAAAGCAGTTGAGGTCACTGTTAAGGGCTTGCAAAATGAGAACACTAAAGATAAGTTAAAAGATATTAATGGAGATGGTACTATGTCCGATTCATCTTCAGATTCAGAAGATGGAGAGACTGGACCAACAAAGGAGGagtgtataattaaatttaag GAAATGCTCAAGGAGCGAGGAGTGGCACCATTCTCAAAATGGGAGAAGGAACTGCCGAAGATAGTGTTTGATCCCCGTTTTAAG GCTATTCAAAGTCAATCTGCAAGGAGGGCCTTGTTTGAACGTTATGTTAAAACACGAGCTGAGGAGGAACGAAAGGAAAAACGAGCAGCTCAAAAGGCTGCGATAGAGGGATTCAAGCAGTTGCTAGAGGAAGTGTCAGAG gaTATTGACCACAGCACTGATTATCAGACTTTCAAAAAGAAATGGGGCAGTGATCCACGTTTTGAGGCCTTAGACCGCAAGGATCGGGAGTTGTTATTGAACGAAAG GGTCCTTCCTTTGAAGAGGGCTGCTGAAGAAAAAGCTCAAGCAATACGTGCCGCTGCAGCCTCTAGCTTCAAATCTATGCTCCGAGAAAAAGGGGATATAACTCTTAGTTCCCGTTGGTCGAAG GTGAAGGATATTCTACGGGATGACCCAAGATATAAATCTGTTAGGCATGAGGATAGGGaagttatatttaatgaatatgtACGTGAATTAAAGGCTGCTGAAGAGGAAGCAGAAAGAGAGGCAAAAGCCAGAAGGGAAGAGCAG GAGAAACTGAAGGAAAGGGAACGAGAAATGCGGAAACGGAAGGAAAGGGAAGAACAAGAAATGGAAAGGGTGCGATTAAAAGTACGCAGAAAGGAAGCAGTTACATCATTTCAAGCTTTACTTGTGGAAACAATTAAAGACCCTCAG GCATCTTGGACAGAATCAAGGCCTAAACTGGAAAAGGATCCTCAAGGACGTGCAACCAATGCTGACCTAGATTCATCTGATAGAGAGAAACTCTTTCGAGAGCATATAAAGACGCTTTATGAG CGATGTGCCCATGACTTCAGAGGTCTGTTAGCTGAAGTCATCACTGCAGAAGCAGCTGCCCAAGAAACAGAAGATGGAAAAACAGTCCTTAATTCATGGTCAACAGCTAAACGTGTTTTGAAGCCTGAACCCCGGTATAGCAAGATGCCCAGAAAAGAAAGGGAGGCTCTATGGCGTCGACATGCTGAAGAGATACAGCGGAAGCATAAGTCATCACTTGATCAAAATGAAGATAATCATAAGGATTCAAAAAGTAGAAGCTCGACTGATGGTGGGAGGCCCCCATCCAGTTCAAGGAGAAACCAGGAGCGGAGATAG